The following proteins come from a genomic window of Peptoniphilus equinus:
- a CDS encoding formate--tetrahydrofolate ligase translates to MAEFLTDIEIADSVEMEPIVEVAERAGLNKDFLELYGNYKAKISLEGIKELDNNDDGKLVLVTAITPTPAGEGKSTVSIGLSQGLNKIGKNSVVALREPSLGPVFGVKGGAAGGGYSQVVPMEDINLHFTGDLHAMTAANNLLSALIDNHIHQGNALRIDARQITWKRVLDMNDRALRNIVIALGGKASGFVREDHFMITVASEIMAALCLASGLEDLKGRLAKMIVAYNLDGEPVTAGDLEAQGAMAMLLKDAIKPNIVQTLEHTPALIHGGPFANIAHGCNSLIATKLGLKLADYLVTEAGFGADLGAEKFFDIKCRLGGLKPNAVVIVATIKALKMHGGVDKKNLKEENVDALEKGFANLGRHLENIKSFGLPVVVAVNRFVQDTDAEIAKLIEKCEEYGVEVSLCEGWGKGGDGVTDLAQKVVAMCEQPNDFHFLYDVEASIPEKVNAIVQKIYRGRQAVFTAAAKKQIKTLEGLGLDKMPICMAKTQFSFSDDKNAVGAPTDFDITVQTVRVSAGAGFIVCETGDIMVMPGLPKVPAANKMDVDESGKMEGLF, encoded by the coding sequence ATGGCAGAATTTTTAACAGATATTGAAATCGCAGATTCCGTAGAGATGGAACCCATCGTTGAGGTAGCAGAACGCGCTGGTCTCAACAAAGATTTTCTCGAACTCTATGGCAACTACAAGGCAAAGATCTCTCTGGAAGGGATTAAAGAACTCGACAACAACGACGACGGCAAGCTTGTCCTCGTGACTGCCATCACCCCAACTCCAGCAGGGGAAGGTAAGTCTACCGTCTCCATCGGACTCAGCCAAGGACTTAATAAAATCGGCAAGAACTCTGTCGTTGCCCTTCGTGAACCATCCCTCGGACCGGTTTTCGGCGTTAAAGGTGGCGCAGCAGGCGGCGGATATTCCCAAGTCGTACCGATGGAAGACATCAACCTGCACTTCACCGGGGACCTTCATGCCATGACTGCAGCGAACAACCTGCTCTCAGCGCTTATCGACAACCACATTCACCAAGGCAACGCCCTGAGAATTGACGCACGTCAAATCACATGGAAGCGCGTTCTCGATATGAATGACCGTGCCCTTCGCAATATCGTTATTGCCCTCGGCGGCAAAGCTTCCGGCTTCGTGCGCGAAGATCACTTCATGATCACTGTCGCATCGGAAATCATGGCAGCGCTCTGTCTTGCAAGCGGTCTTGAAGACCTGAAAGGACGTCTGGCGAAGATGATCGTCGCTTACAACTTAGACGGCGAACCTGTTACTGCAGGCGATCTGGAAGCTCAAGGCGCTATGGCTATGCTTCTTAAAGATGCCATCAAACCGAACATTGTTCAAACTCTCGAGCACACACCGGCCCTCATTCACGGCGGACCGTTTGCCAACATCGCACACGGATGTAACTCACTCATCGCAACGAAACTTGGTTTGAAACTTGCCGATTACCTCGTTACAGAAGCCGGATTCGGTGCGGACCTCGGGGCTGAAAAATTCTTTGACATCAAATGTCGTCTCGGCGGCTTGAAACCAAATGCCGTTGTCATCGTTGCCACCATCAAAGCGCTCAAAATGCACGGCGGTGTCGACAAGAAAAACCTTAAAGAAGAAAATGTGGACGCCCTTGAAAAAGGTTTTGCCAACTTGGGACGTCACCTTGAAAATATCAAGAGCTTCGGTCTGCCTGTTGTCGTAGCGGTTAACCGTTTCGTACAAGATACCGATGCTGAAATTGCAAAACTTATCGAAAAATGTGAAGAATACGGCGTTGAAGTCTCCCTCTGCGAAGGTTGGGGCAAAGGCGGCGACGGTGTGACCGATCTTGCACAAAAAGTTGTAGCAATGTGTGAACAACCTAACGACTTCCACTTCCTCTACGACGTTGAAGCCAGCATTCCTGAAAAAGTCAACGCCATTGTACAAAAGATTTACCGCGGTCGACAAGCTGTCTTTACCGCAGCTGCGAAAAAACAAATCAAGACTCTGGAAGGCCTTGGTCTAGACAAGATGCCGATTTGTATGGCGAAGACGCAATTCTCCTTCTCCGATGACAAAAACGCCGTCGGCGCACCTACAGATTTTGACATCACGGTGCAAACTGTAAGAGTATCTGCCGGTGCAGGCTTTATCGTATGCGAAACCGGTGACATCATGGTTATGCCGGGACTTCCTAAAGTACCTGCCGCCAACAAGATGGACGTCGATGAATCCGGTAAGATGGAAGGTCTGTTCTAA
- the hutI gene encoding imidazolonepropionase: protein MAADRILYHLNEVFSPKDKGRPLRGEEMNQTTILKDAYIAIKDGKILKVGEGDVPAELIDEYTVMEDLTGKVATPGLIDCHTHLVYGGSREHEFSKKLNGMSYLDILAEGGGILSTQKATREADFDTLYDKTKNLLEHMMVHGVTTVEAKSGYGLYWDTEKRQMEVVKALDKDLPVDLISTFMAAHAIPEENKDNPDDFIDEVIGMLPQVKAENLAEFVDIFCEKGVFTAKQSEKLLRAAKDMGFKTRIHADEIESIGGSKVAAEVGTVSAEHLMMITDEDIKGLAEAHVIGNLLPATTFSLIEDTYAPARKMLDAGMAITLTTDSNPGSCPTANLQFAMQLGCLYMRLTPVEVYNAVTINAAYSVDRAKTIGSFDEGKRADITVFDAKNLDYTMYFFATNLASRVYKDGKLIVENRQIVTE, encoded by the coding sequence ATGGCAGCAGATCGTATTTTGTATCACTTGAACGAAGTTTTCAGTCCCAAGGATAAAGGACGTCCGCTTCGCGGGGAAGAAATGAATCAGACTACAATTTTGAAAGATGCCTACATTGCCATTAAAGATGGAAAAATTTTAAAAGTCGGAGAGGGTGACGTGCCGGCCGAGCTTATTGATGAATATACCGTGATGGAAGACCTTACCGGTAAGGTAGCCACACCGGGTCTGATTGATTGTCACACTCACTTGGTCTATGGCGGCAGCCGTGAGCACGAGTTTTCTAAGAAACTCAACGGCATGAGCTATCTGGATATCCTTGCTGAAGGCGGCGGCATCTTATCAACGCAAAAGGCGACGCGTGAAGCGGACTTTGATACCCTATATGACAAGACTAAAAATCTGTTGGAACACATGATGGTTCATGGGGTCACGACAGTGGAAGCCAAATCCGGCTACGGATTATACTGGGATACTGAAAAGCGTCAGATGGAAGTGGTTAAGGCATTGGACAAGGATCTGCCTGTGGATTTGATTTCTACGTTTATGGCGGCGCATGCCATTCCGGAGGAAAACAAAGACAATCCGGACGACTTTATCGATGAGGTTATCGGCATGCTCCCTCAGGTCAAAGCAGAGAATCTGGCCGAGTTTGTCGATATTTTCTGTGAAAAAGGTGTATTTACCGCAAAACAATCTGAAAAATTGCTTCGAGCTGCCAAAGATATGGGCTTTAAAACGCGGATCCACGCCGACGAAATCGAATCCATCGGCGGTTCCAAAGTAGCAGCTGAGGTGGGGACCGTCAGTGCGGAGCACCTTATGATGATTACTGATGAGGACATTAAAGGCCTTGCCGAAGCTCACGTTATTGGCAACCTCTTACCTGCGACGACCTTCTCTTTAATTGAAGACACCTATGCACCAGCTCGTAAAATGCTTGATGCCGGGATGGCGATTACGTTGACAACCGACAGCAATCCGGGTTCCTGCCCGACGGCAAACCTTCAGTTTGCCATGCAGCTGGGCTGTCTGTACATGCGCCTCACACCGGTGGAAGTTTACAATGCGGTGACCATTAATGCGGCTTACTCCGTGGACCGCGCCAAGACCATCGGATCGTTTGATGAAGGCAAGCGTGCGGACATCACGGTATTTGATGCCAAAAATTTAGATTACACGATGTATTTTTTCGCCACCAATTTGGCAAGCCGCGTGTATAAAGACGGCAAGTTGATTGTAGAAAATCGCCAAATCGTAACTGAATAA
- a CDS encoding YcdB/YcdC domain-containing protein produces the protein MKKMLLFTLLAVLLFQAAPDYAASKDADTFAPPESQILRIKTLFDIKNPTAFKVEGGETKYADGGKLVYYDYSWTVDGKDLYLTTDDQGNIFTYSAYDENVNDPAPVLSAAAIEKIATDFLNKVDPKLATQYRKDNLSIHTRENSAELTYVRYVNDLPVVTDLINLSVSFAKSSVVQFTRTNSSAHYSDSVFPNPKDAMDKTAAFKLLTEINPFARHTLILKSDTLTTLPIYTHITDKTAIDATTGQLVDSTKILNAKALGYDRGGSDGLGASALDPVEVDNLDVVKQLKSKKDIEAWVKQHFDVKDMTVESGHYRQNADKNYVYAMSWSSDDHYMSIDVDAKDLTLLSLYNEGDTDKAPLSEAEAIKAAEAFMAQFPSKLNLANPLVETQDTHTIVRYPRLEGDAYVKDEGLELSIQNASKTVSVYRLEATRTAFTTPTAKLSQDDATAKALEQWHLMYAYVGAKPVLLYNYDGDYLFHGDTGTLLDNAGNALTDRTIAYDNLDASPYKDDIKALNDVSIGFYSIRDLKQMLTVGDFFELIQTIEGDHSRPVKLDDYKYRFNIPDVTEDSPLTESKAVELLMNYQGFSDLKNKADVWQSSTFKNGTTIPKAAVPYYYLAKSQGYLRSDTVNPTTNLTAEMLLHLTYGFVFIEQ, from the coding sequence ATGAAAAAAATGCTACTGTTCACATTGCTCGCGGTGCTGTTGTTCCAGGCTGCACCCGACTACGCCGCAAGTAAAGACGCCGACACTTTTGCGCCGCCGGAGTCCCAAATCCTTCGCATCAAAACACTGTTCGATATTAAAAATCCCACAGCCTTTAAAGTGGAGGGCGGTGAAACCAAGTACGCCGATGGTGGCAAACTGGTTTACTACGACTATAGTTGGACCGTAGACGGGAAGGACCTGTACCTGACCACCGACGACCAGGGTAATATTTTTACCTACTCCGCCTATGATGAAAACGTTAACGATCCCGCACCAGTATTAAGCGCCGCCGCCATTGAAAAGATCGCCACCGACTTTTTAAACAAGGTGGATCCGAAACTTGCCACGCAGTACCGCAAGGACAATTTGTCCATTCACACACGGGAAAATTCGGCGGAGCTCACCTACGTCCGCTACGTCAACGACCTGCCCGTCGTGACAGATCTCATCAATCTGTCCGTCAGTTTCGCCAAGTCATCCGTAGTACAGTTCACACGGACCAACTCCTCGGCCCACTATTCGGACAGCGTCTTTCCAAATCCGAAAGATGCCATGGACAAAACGGCTGCCTTTAAACTCCTGACCGAGATCAATCCTTTTGCGCGCCACACTCTTATCCTTAAAAGTGACACACTGACCACCTTGCCGATTTATACGCACATCACCGACAAGACAGCCATCGACGCCACTACAGGACAACTCGTGGACAGCACCAAAATTCTCAATGCCAAGGCGCTGGGCTACGATAGAGGCGGTTCTGACGGCCTCGGTGCCTCAGCTTTAGATCCCGTGGAAGTCGACAATTTAGATGTCGTCAAACAACTAAAATCCAAAAAAGATATTGAAGCTTGGGTCAAACAGCACTTTGATGTGAAAGATATGACCGTCGAGAGCGGCCACTATCGTCAAAATGCGGACAAAAATTATGTCTACGCCATGAGCTGGTCCTCAGACGACCACTATATGTCCATAGACGTGGATGCCAAAGATCTCACCCTCCTCTCACTGTACAACGAGGGCGATACCGACAAGGCGCCACTGTCGGAAGCTGAGGCCATTAAAGCGGCTGAAGCTTTTATGGCACAATTCCCGTCCAAGCTTAACCTGGCAAACCCGTTGGTGGAAACCCAGGACACACACACCATCGTCCGCTATCCTCGCCTTGAAGGCGACGCCTATGTCAAAGACGAAGGCCTGGAGCTTTCCATTCAAAATGCATCGAAGACGGTAAGCGTCTATCGACTGGAAGCCACCCGCACCGCCTTTACTACGCCGACAGCAAAACTGTCTCAGGACGACGCCACGGCAAAGGCCTTGGAACAATGGCATCTCATGTACGCCTATGTGGGCGCCAAACCTGTACTTCTTTACAACTACGACGGCGACTATCTCTTCCACGGCGACACCGGCACGCTCCTTGACAACGCCGGCAATGCGCTCACCGATCGCACCATCGCTTATGACAATCTTGATGCCTCGCCGTACAAAGACGACATTAAAGCACTCAATGACGTATCCATCGGATTTTATTCCATTAGGGATTTAAAACAGATGCTGACAGTCGGTGACTTTTTCGAATTGATACAGACCATCGAAGGCGACCACTCACGTCCTGTCAAATTGGATGATTATAAGTATCGCTTTAACATCCCTGATGTGACCGAAGACTCTCCGCTGACAGAATCGAAAGCCGTGGAACTGTTGATGAACTATCAGGGCTTTAGCGATTTGAAAAATAAAGCCGACGTGTGGCAGTCGTCGACATTCAAAAATGGTACAACGATTCCCAAAGCCGCCGTCCCATACTACTATCTCGCAAAGTCCCAAGGTTATTTGCGATCCGATACCGTCAACCCAACGACAAACCTCACTGCTGAGATGCTCCTCCATCTCACCTACGGCTTTGTCTTTATAGAACAATAA
- a CDS encoding urocanate hydratase — protein sequence MIDNTAVKNAMKVSLDFDELPEMPKFEEGIRRAPDRGFRLTQAQTETALKNALRYIPEKFHEELIPEFLEELHTRGRIYAYRFRPQGRIYGRPIDEYKGNCLEGQAFQVMIDNNLDFEVALYPYELVTYGETGSVCHDWLQYNLIKKYLEVMTDEQTLVMESGHPLGLFPSRKNSPRVIITNGMLVGLYDNLNDWEVAEEMGVTNYGQMTAGGWMYIGPQGIVHGTFNTILNAGRLKLGVPEDGNLAGKLFVTSGLGGMSGAQGKAAEIAHAVGIVAEVDMSRIETRLEQGWISKVAETPEEACAIAAEYLEKKEPMSIAFHGNIVDLLEYMNDNDIHIDLLSDQTSCHNVYDGGYCPVGISFEERTRMLGEEHEKFQEMVDETLRKHYNVIKALTAKGTYFFDYGNSFMKAIFDAGVKEISKNGKDDKDGFIWPSYVEDIMGPLLFDYGYGPFRWVCLSGKHEDLIATDRAAMESIDPTRRYQDRDNYNWIRDAEKNQLVVGTEARILYQDEEGRMNIALAFNKLVREGKIGPVMMGRDHHDVSGTDSPFRETSNIKDGSNVCADMAVQCYAGNAARGMSLIAIHNGGGVGIGKSINGGFGLVLDGSERVDEIIRLSLSWDVIGGVARRNWARNEHAMEVSVEWNKKHTDGCITIPYMADENLIKKSVAEVFEKHNLAAKTEAKLAEIKNEQAKRK from the coding sequence ATGATTGACAATACTGCCGTAAAGAATGCAATGAAAGTTTCATTAGATTTTGATGAACTTCCGGAAATGCCGAAATTTGAAGAAGGCATTCGCCGCGCACCGGACAGAGGATTCCGACTCACTCAAGCGCAAACCGAAACCGCACTGAAAAATGCTCTGCGTTACATCCCTGAAAAATTTCACGAAGAACTCATCCCTGAATTTTTGGAAGAACTTCACACTCGCGGACGTATCTATGCGTATCGTTTCCGCCCACAAGGCAGAATCTACGGACGTCCAATCGATGAGTACAAAGGTAACTGCCTTGAAGGTCAAGCATTCCAAGTCATGATCGACAACAATTTGGACTTCGAAGTGGCCCTCTACCCTTACGAACTGGTCACTTACGGCGAAACCGGATCCGTGTGCCATGACTGGCTGCAATACAACCTCATTAAAAAATACCTGGAAGTCATGACTGATGAACAAACCCTCGTTATGGAATCCGGTCACCCTCTCGGACTTTTCCCTTCCCGCAAAAATTCCCCACGTGTTATCATCACCAACGGTATGCTCGTCGGTCTGTATGACAACCTAAATGACTGGGAAGTTGCTGAAGAAATGGGCGTAACCAACTACGGTCAAATGACCGCTGGCGGTTGGATGTACATCGGACCGCAAGGTATCGTTCACGGTACGTTCAACACCATCTTAAACGCCGGTCGTTTAAAACTCGGTGTGCCTGAGGACGGCAACCTTGCCGGTAAACTGTTTGTCACTTCCGGACTTGGCGGCATGAGCGGCGCTCAAGGTAAAGCAGCTGAAATTGCTCACGCTGTCGGTATCGTTGCCGAAGTCGACATGAGCCGTATTGAAACACGTCTGGAACAAGGCTGGATCTCCAAGGTTGCCGAAACCCCTGAAGAAGCCTGTGCCATTGCCGCGGAATACCTTGAAAAGAAAGAACCGATGAGCATTGCTTTCCACGGCAATATCGTTGATCTTTTGGAATACATGAATGACAATGACATTCACATCGACCTGCTCTCCGACCAAACATCTTGCCACAACGTCTATGACGGCGGTTATTGCCCTGTGGGCATCAGCTTCGAAGAAAGAACTCGCATGCTGGGTGAAGAGCACGAAAAATTCCAAGAAATGGTTGATGAAACCCTGAGAAAACACTACAACGTCATCAAAGCCCTCACCGCAAAAGGCACCTACTTCTTCGACTACGGCAACTCCTTCATGAAAGCCATCTTCGATGCCGGTGTCAAAGAAATTTCCAAGAACGGCAAAGACGATAAAGACGGATTTATCTGGCCATCTTACGTTGAAGATATCATGGGACCTCTTCTGTTCGACTACGGCTACGGTCCATTCCGTTGGGTCTGCCTGAGCGGTAAACATGAAGACCTTATCGCTACCGACAGAGCAGCTATGGAATCCATCGATCCAACCCGTCGTTATCAAGACCGTGATAACTACAACTGGATCCGCGATGCTGAAAAGAATCAATTGGTTGTCGGTACGGAAGCACGTATCCTCTATCAAGATGAAGAAGGCCGTATGAACATTGCCCTTGCCTTCAACAAGTTGGTACGCGAAGGTAAAATCGGTCCTGTTATGATGGGTCGTGACCACCACGACGTATCCGGTACCGACTCACCGTTCCGTGAAACCTCCAACATCAAAGACGGTTCCAACGTCTGTGCCGACATGGCAGTACAATGCTATGCAGGTAATGCAGCTCGCGGCATGAGCCTTATCGCCATCCACAACGGCGGCGGCGTCGGCATCGGTAAATCCATCAACGGCGGTTTCGGCCTTGTGCTGGACGGTTCTGAACGCGTTGACGAAATCATTCGCCTGTCCCTTTCTTGGGACGTTATCGGCGGCGTAGCACGTCGTAACTGGGCACGTAATGAACACGCTATGGAAGTGTCTGTGGAATGGAACAAGAAGCACACGGACGGATGCATCACCATTCCTTACATGGCTGATGAAAACCTGATCAAAAAATCCGTTGCTGAAGTGTTTGAAAAACACAATTTAGCTGCAAAAACCGAAGCTAAACTTGCTGAAATTAAAAACGAACAAGCTAAGAGAAAATAA
- the ftcD gene encoding glutamate formimidoyltransferase: protein MKRVMCIPNYSEGRDLEKVDKIVECFRAKENVKLVDYQPDKDHNRTVVEVIGEPEAVINAVIESVKVAQEVIDMTKHEGAHPRMGAVDVVPFVPISEVTTEDCVEYAKEVGKAIGELGIPVYLYEDAASTPARTNLAKVRKGQYEGFFEKIKEDEWKPDFGPQEMNAKSGATAVGARFHLVAFNVNLNTDKVEIADAIAKKIRHIGGGLRFVKAIGLPLEERGQVQVSMNLVNFEKTRIYQALEMVKSEARRYGVSVYGTEIIGMVPLQALVDSLAYYMQVEEFSTEQVIETLLIEE, encoded by the coding sequence ATGAAAAGAGTTATGTGTATCCCTAACTATTCTGAAGGGAGAGACCTGGAAAAAGTCGACAAAATTGTAGAATGCTTCAGAGCCAAAGAAAATGTGAAACTGGTTGATTACCAACCGGATAAGGATCACAACAGAACGGTTGTCGAAGTCATCGGTGAACCGGAAGCGGTTATCAACGCTGTCATCGAATCTGTAAAAGTTGCTCAAGAAGTTATCGACATGACCAAGCATGAAGGGGCTCACCCAAGAATGGGTGCAGTTGACGTCGTACCTTTTGTACCAATCAGTGAAGTGACGACTGAAGATTGCGTGGAATACGCAAAGGAAGTCGGTAAGGCTATTGGTGAGTTGGGTATTCCTGTATATCTTTATGAAGATGCAGCGTCAACGCCTGCACGCACCAACCTTGCTAAAGTACGTAAGGGTCAATACGAAGGCTTCTTCGAAAAAATTAAAGAAGATGAATGGAAACCTGATTTCGGTCCGCAAGAAATGAACGCAAAGAGCGGGGCTACTGCAGTCGGTGCACGTTTCCACCTTGTCGCTTTCAACGTTAACCTCAACACAGACAAAGTTGAAATTGCCGATGCCATTGCTAAGAAAATTCGCCACATTGGCGGCGGTCTTCGCTTTGTAAAAGCTATCGGTCTGCCACTTGAGGAACGCGGACAAGTTCAAGTTTCTATGAACCTTGTCAACTTTGAAAAAACTCGTATTTACCAAGCTCTTGAAATGGTCAAATCTGAAGCGCGTCGTTACGGCGTGAGCGTATACGGCACTGAAATTATCGGGATGGTACCGCTGCAAGCGCTTGTGGATTCCTTAGCTTACTACATGCAAGTTGAAGAGTTCAGCACTGAACAAGTTATCGAAACATTATTAATTGAGGAGTAA
- the gltS gene encoding sodium/glutamate symporter, with product MKFETIDGLFTIQADMIISVALAAILLIVGYYIKDRSKFLTKYCIPAPVIGGFLFMLITWAGHVTGSFTVAFDTVLQDFFMLAFFTTVGLGASVELLKQGGKLLIVYWLIAGFVSVIENTIGIVVSKVTGLEPAYALLSSAITMIGGHGAGLSYGTTFAEMGYAQGPLVGAAAATFGLISSVLVGGPTARRLIEKHNLRPREDQSDVVDVSGINATDTSILLTNMDATKNVTVILICMAFGSIIAGWIGSLIGMSFPTYVGAMFVAVIARNLNDSHRFYNFNFRLVDGIGDVALGLYLSMAMMALKMWELADLAGPMLVVLICQVAFLVLFAYFVVFRILGKDYDAAVMCAGLLGHGLGATPTAIVNLTAVNDKYGMSRKAMMIVPIVGAFLVDILYQPQTIWFIKTFVGAVN from the coding sequence ATGAAATTTGAAACTATCGATGGTCTCTTTACCATCCAAGCGGATATGATTATCTCCGTGGCACTTGCTGCAATACTTCTCATTGTCGGCTATTATATTAAAGATCGTTCAAAATTTTTGACAAAGTATTGCATCCCGGCGCCGGTTATCGGCGGTTTTCTTTTTATGCTCATCACCTGGGCAGGCCATGTGACAGGCAGTTTCACCGTGGCTTTTGATACGGTCCTTCAGGACTTCTTTATGTTGGCCTTTTTTACCACTGTCGGTCTGGGCGCCAGCGTCGAGCTGTTAAAGCAGGGCGGGAAACTTCTCATTGTGTACTGGTTGATTGCAGGCTTCGTATCTGTGATTGAAAACACCATCGGGATTGTCGTCTCTAAAGTTACCGGACTGGAACCGGCCTATGCGCTGCTCTCCAGTGCCATCACGATGATTGGCGGTCACGGAGCAGGTTTGTCGTACGGCACGACCTTTGCTGAAATGGGCTATGCCCAAGGACCGTTGGTCGGGGCGGCGGCTGCAACCTTCGGATTGATATCTTCGGTGCTTGTCGGCGGACCGACAGCACGTCGACTCATTGAAAAGCACAATCTTCGTCCGAGAGAAGATCAAAGTGATGTGGTGGATGTCTCCGGTATTAACGCCACGGACACGTCCATTCTTCTGACGAATATGGATGCTACCAAAAATGTTACTGTCATCTTGATCTGCATGGCTTTCGGTTCCATTATTGCAGGGTGGATCGGATCGTTGATCGGCATGAGTTTTCCGACTTATGTCGGCGCCATGTTCGTGGCTGTCATTGCTCGAAACCTGAACGATTCCCACCGATTCTATAACTTTAATTTCCGTCTTGTCGACGGGATCGGCGATGTGGCGCTGGGACTCTATTTGTCCATGGCTATGATGGCACTGAAGATGTGGGAACTGGCGGATTTGGCAGGGCCGATGCTGGTCGTACTCATCTGTCAAGTGGCGTTTCTGGTACTCTTTGCTTATTTTGTGGTATTCCGCATCTTGGGCAAGGATTACGATGCGGCAGTGATGTGTGCAGGGCTTTTGGGTCACGGACTCGGAGCTACGCCGACAGCTATTGTCAATCTTACTGCTGTCAACGATAAGTATGGCATGAGTCGCAAGGCGATGATGATTGTACCTATTGTCGGTGCATTTTTGGTAGATATTCTCTATCAACCGCAGACGATTTGGTTTATCAAAACTTTTGTTGGCGCTGTGAACTGA
- a CDS encoding ABC-F family ATP-binding cassette domain-containing protein: MLSVTNVSVIFPDKKLFDDVNLQFTPGNCYGIIGANGAGKSTFLKILSGEKEPSTGSVTMDKEARMSKLNQDHYAFEEEVVLDTVIMGNRRLYDIGKEKDAIYMKPDFTDEDGIRAGELEAEFAEMGGYEAESEAATLLQGLGITTDKHNLKMSELIEADKVKVLLAQALFGQPDILLLDEPTNGIDIRAVMWLEDFLMNFNGIVIVVSHDRYFLNNVCTHMVDIDYGRIQVTVGNYDFWYEASQLAQRMLKEQNKKKEDKIKELQEFIQRFSANKSKSRQATSRKKLLDKITLDDIKPSSRRYPFVGFDLTREVGNEILNVEGLTLKEEDKVLLKDFSFRVNKGDKIGFIGNELAISKFFDAIEGKADYEGDITWGQTITHTYFPKDNTAFFEGATMNLIDWMRQYSEEQSEIYLRGFLGKMLFSGDEVLKSANVLSGGERVRMMFSRMMIRPANVLIFDQPTNHLDLESIEAVNNGLINFKSNILFSSLDHQFVSSVANRIVEIFDDGSYRDVSLTYDEYIEKFVADQK, encoded by the coding sequence ATGTTATCTGTCACCAATGTCAGTGTGATTTTTCCTGACAAAAAACTTTTTGATGATGTCAATCTGCAATTTACACCGGGCAATTGTTACGGGATTATCGGGGCCAACGGCGCCGGCAAATCCACCTTTTTAAAAATTCTTTCCGGGGAAAAAGAACCGTCTACCGGGTCTGTGACCATGGATAAAGAAGCGCGGATGAGTAAATTGAATCAGGACCACTACGCCTTTGAAGAGGAGGTGGTTTTGGATACCGTAATCATGGGCAATCGCCGTCTCTATGATATCGGCAAGGAAAAAGACGCCATCTATATGAAACCGGACTTTACCGATGAGGACGGCATTCGCGCAGGGGAACTGGAAGCGGAGTTTGCTGAAATGGGCGGCTATGAAGCGGAGTCGGAAGCGGCGACCCTGCTTCAAGGTCTGGGGATCACCACGGACAAGCACAACTTGAAGATGAGCGAGCTTATTGAAGCGGACAAGGTGAAGGTGCTTCTTGCTCAGGCTCTTTTCGGACAGCCGGACATTCTCCTTTTGGACGAGCCGACGAACGGTATCGACATCCGTGCGGTGATGTGGCTGGAAGATTTTCTCATGAACTTTAACGGCATTGTCATTGTCGTTTCCCACGATCGCTATTTCTTAAACAACGTTTGTACCCATATGGTGGACATCGACTACGGGCGCATTCAAGTGACAGTGGGCAACTATGATTTTTGGTATGAAGCGTCCCAACTGGCTCAACGGATGCTCAAGGAACAGAATAAGAAAAAAGAAGATAAGATTAAAGAACTGCAGGAATTTATTCAACGTTTCTCGGCGAACAAGTCCAAGTCCCGTCAGGCGACGTCACGAAAGAAATTGTTGGATAAAATCACCTTGGATGATATCAAACCGTCCAGCCGTCGCTATCCTTTTGTCGGCTTCGACCTCACTCGTGAAGTGGGCAATGAAATCCTAAATGTGGAAGGGCTCACACTGAAAGAGGAGGACAAGGTACTTTTAAAGGATTTCTCTTTCAGAGTGAACAAAGGGGACAAGATCGGCTTTATCGGCAACGAACTTGCCATCTCCAAATTCTTTGATGCCATTGAAGGCAAAGCGGATTATGAAGGCGATATTACCTGGGGACAGACCATCACTCACACCTATTTTCCAAAGGACAACACTGCTTTCTTTGAGGGCGCGACGATGAATCTGATTGACTGGATGCGCCAATATTCTGAAGAGCAGTCGGAGATTTATTTGAGAGGCTTTCTCGGGAAGATGTTATTTAGCGGTGACGAAGTGTTAAAATCTGCCAATGTCCTCTCCGGGGGTGAGCGGGTGCGGATGATGTTCAGTCGCATGATGATTCGCCCTGCCAACGTGCTGATCTTCGATCAACCGACAAACCATTTGGATTTGGAATCTATTGAAGCGGTCAATAACGGTCTGATTAATTTCAAGTCCAACATTTTGTTCAGCTCACTGGATCACCAATTTGTATCCTCTGTGGCAAACCGCATTGTGGAAATTTTTGATGACGGCAGTTATCGTGACGTGAGTCTCACCTACGACGAATATATTGAAAAGTTCGTTGCAGACCAAAAATAA